In a single window of the Candidatus Celerinatantimonas neptuna genome:
- the rlmJ gene encoding Ribosomal RNA large subunit methyltransferase J — translation MLSYRHSFHAGNFADIIKHLTLTQILSYLTQKDKAICYIDTHAGAGGYRLSSEQANKTGEYHQGIELVWKQANCPSVLNEFFKIIEQFNTSPNALENYPGSPWIAAHCLRNQDKLFLHELHPADFKSLSNLMKRDRRIRVIQSDGFQGAIGLLPPPSRRGLLFIDPPYELKEDYDRVVKVITQAHKRFATGCIALWYPVVERYRINRLEKRLKESGIPNIQLFELSQRRDNNQSGMTASGMIVINPPWKLKQDLESALPWLTKQLGVANEGAFRSIQLVNEA, via the coding sequence GTGCTCAGTTACCGCCATTCCTTTCACGCAGGAAATTTTGCTGACATTATCAAACATCTGACGTTAACACAGATCTTAAGCTATCTGACTCAGAAAGATAAAGCTATCTGTTATATCGACACCCATGCTGGCGCCGGTGGCTATCGATTATCCAGCGAACAAGCCAATAAAACAGGTGAATATCATCAGGGCATTGAATTAGTGTGGAAACAGGCTAATTGTCCTTCGGTTCTGAATGAGTTTTTCAAGATCATTGAACAATTCAATACTTCACCGAATGCACTGGAAAATTATCCCGGCTCACCCTGGATTGCAGCCCATTGTTTGCGAAATCAGGACAAATTATTTCTCCATGAACTTCATCCAGCCGATTTTAAATCACTCTCTAATCTGATGAAACGAGACAGACGCATCAGAGTCATACAGAGTGATGGTTTTCAGGGCGCGATCGGTTTATTACCCCCCCCATCCCGACGCGGTTTATTGTTCATCGATCCACCTTATGAGCTGAAAGAAGACTACGACAGAGTCGTCAAAGTGATTACACAAGCCCATAAACGCTTTGCCACAGGCTGTATTGCACTTTGGTATCCGGTTGTTGAGCGCTACCGGATTAATCGACTCGAAAAACGGCTCAAGGAAAGTGGAATTCCCAATATACAGTTATTTGAATTATCTCAGCGCCGAGATAATAATCAGTCGGGAATGACAGCCAGCGGTATGATTGTCATCAATCCGCCCTGGAAGCTTAAACAAGACTTAGAAAGTGCTCTGCCATGGCTGACGAAACAATTGGGAGTCGCAAACGAAGGGGCATTTCGCAGTATTCAGTTAGTCAACGAAGCTTAA
- a CDS encoding putative oxidoreductase yields MNILITGATSGIGYQLALDYKKEGHQVWACGRNTQALANLAVHQIHTIEVELTDAQQVQLSFAKLPPLQLVILGAGICNYHDYQQFDGQAYANVIAVNLQSIGYCLEALWLKFDTPSKLALMGSLARYLPFTRSAGYGASKAGLYQLAKVLRTDLPPRQINIYYIEPGFVDTPLTRQNPFQMPWLLSCEKASKIIRRRLTGKSWHIAFPWPLYWILKTLSILPVSWQNAICRYLAKQEKR; encoded by the coding sequence GTGAATATTCTAATCACCGGGGCCACTTCAGGAATCGGATACCAACTCGCCCTTGATTATAAAAAAGAAGGACATCAGGTCTGGGCCTGTGGGCGCAATACGCAGGCATTAGCCAATTTAGCCGTTCATCAAATTCATACCATTGAAGTCGAGCTGACTGACGCTCAGCAAGTGCAGTTAAGCTTTGCCAAGCTTCCACCGCTGCAGCTGGTCATCCTGGGGGCTGGGATCTGTAATTATCATGATTACCAACAATTTGATGGACAAGCCTATGCCAATGTCATCGCGGTTAATTTACAGAGCATCGGTTATTGTCTTGAAGCCTTGTGGCTTAAATTTGACACACCAAGCAAACTGGCTCTCATGGGAAGTTTGGCCAGATATCTTCCTTTTACCCGTTCAGCCGGATATGGCGCAAGTAAAGCTGGACTTTACCAATTAGCTAAGGTCCTTCGAACCGACCTCCCTCCCCGGCAAATCAATATCTACTACATCGAGCCAGGTTTTGTCGACACACCACTAACAAGGCAAAACCCATTCCAAATGCCATGGTTACTCTCTTGTGAAAAAGCATCCAAAATTATCCGTCGCAGACTGACTGGAAAATCATGGCATATCGCGTTCCCCTGGCCACTTTACTGGATACTGAAAACTTTATCGATACTGCCAGTTAGCTGGCAAAACGCAATCTGTCGTTATCTGGCTAAACAGGAAAAACGATGA